In one Pseudomonas sp. SG20056 genomic region, the following are encoded:
- a CDS encoding flotillin family protein, whose product MSLELLMPFLTGLGLFFLVIFGFFVLFKAFYIKVPQGTALIVNDMSSTPKVHFTGALVYPVINLKEFMKISLITLEVDRRAKDGLICKDNMRADITVAFYLRVNETQQDVLKVAKAIGVERASDRSAVNELFNAKFSEALKTVGKQFDFVQLFENRQEFRDRIVEVIGNDLNGYVLEDVAIDYLEQTSKASLDPSNILDAEGIRKITQLTAAQNVITNDLERNEELAIKKKNVETREATLALERQQADAEARQKREIETIRAREEAETLKVKEEERLKAEQARITTQQELDIRAENHQREVEVAQQNRQRAVVIEVEKVTRAKDLEIVSREREVELQRIEKEKALEVERKNIAGVIRERVAVEKTVAQEEERIKEVREVSEADRAKQVMVLNAQAEAEQELVRQVKQAEADETRSQHKAVEINNLAQAELEAAAKQAEAKKKMAEGIEAERAAPGLADARVREVTAAAKEKEGLAEARVQAEQLIAEAKGEQEKGLAEARVTEAKAAAKEKDGLADAKVLEEKLGAQARGEEQLGAAKAKATQDLGMAEAHVLLERLNAEAEGLGKKFGALDALSDNARQHEEFRMQLEKNFDEAMAAIAANKEIAKDQAEVLSAALSKAKIEIVGGEGDFFNSFAKSLSVGKAIEGVVGKSPVVQDVLARLLNGRVSEGKTPAAVESSES is encoded by the coding sequence ATGAGCCTCGAGCTGCTAATGCCTTTTCTGACCGGTTTAGGTCTGTTCTTTCTGGTTATTTTTGGCTTTTTCGTCCTGTTCAAAGCCTTCTATATCAAGGTGCCGCAGGGTACCGCGCTGATCGTCAACGACATGTCTTCGACGCCCAAGGTGCATTTCACCGGTGCCCTGGTGTACCCGGTGATCAACCTCAAGGAGTTCATGAAGATCTCCCTGATTACCCTGGAAGTGGACCGTCGCGCCAAGGACGGGTTGATCTGCAAAGACAACATGCGTGCCGACATCACCGTGGCCTTCTATCTGCGCGTCAATGAAACCCAGCAGGACGTGCTCAAGGTGGCCAAGGCCATCGGGGTGGAGCGCGCCTCTGACCGCAGTGCGGTCAATGAATTGTTCAACGCCAAGTTCTCCGAAGCGCTGAAAACTGTTGGTAAGCAGTTCGACTTCGTTCAGCTGTTCGAGAACCGCCAGGAGTTTCGCGATCGTATCGTTGAGGTGATCGGCAACGACCTCAACGGCTATGTGTTGGAAGACGTGGCCATCGACTATCTGGAGCAGACCTCCAAGGCATCGCTCGATCCGAGCAATATTCTCGACGCTGAGGGTATCCGCAAAATCACTCAGCTGACTGCTGCGCAGAACGTCATTACCAATGACCTGGAACGCAACGAAGAGCTGGCGATCAAGAAAAAGAACGTGGAGACCCGTGAGGCGACCCTGGCTCTCGAGCGTCAGCAGGCCGATGCTGAAGCGCGGCAGAAGCGCGAGATCGAAACCATCCGCGCTCGCGAAGAAGCCGAGACCCTCAAAGTCAAGGAAGAGGAGCGCTTGAAGGCCGAGCAGGCGCGTATCACCACCCAGCAGGAGCTGGATATCCGCGCTGAGAACCATCAGCGCGAAGTTGAAGTGGCGCAGCAGAACCGTCAGCGTGCGGTGGTGATCGAGGTGGAAAAAGTCACCCGCGCCAAGGATCTGGAAATCGTCTCCCGCGAGCGCGAAGTCGAGCTGCAGCGCATCGAGAAAGAAAAGGCCCTGGAAGTCGAACGCAAGAACATTGCTGGGGTGATCCGTGAGCGCGTCGCGGTCGAGAAGACCGTGGCCCAGGAAGAAGAGCGCATCAAGGAAGTGCGTGAAGTGTCCGAAGCGGATCGGGCCAAACAGGTCATGGTGCTCAACGCCCAGGCCGAAGCCGAGCAGGAGCTGGTGCGCCAGGTCAAGCAGGCCGAAGCCGACGAAACTCGTTCCCAGCACAAGGCCGTGGAAATCAACAACCTCGCTCAGGCCGAGCTGGAAGCCGCGGCCAAGCAGGCCGAAGCCAAGAAGAAAATGGCCGAAGGTATCGAAGCCGAGCGCGCTGCGCCTGGCCTGGCTGATGCGCGGGTGCGTGAAGTCACCGCCGCAGCCAAGGAGAAGGAAGGCCTGGCCGAAGCCCGTGTGCAGGCAGAGCAACTGATTGCCGAAGCCAAGGGTGAGCAGGAAAAGGGCCTGGCCGAGGCACGGGTGACCGAAGCCAAGGCTGCCGCCAAGGAAAAAGACGGCCTAGCCGATGCCAAGGTGCTGGAAGAGAAACTCGGCGCCCAGGCGCGTGGCGAAGAGCAACTCGGTGCGGCCAAGGCCAAAGCCACCCAGGATCTGGGTATGGCCGAAGCCCACGTGCTGCTGGAGCGCCTGAATGCCGAGGCCGAAGGTCTGGGCAAAAAGTTCGGTGCGCTCGATGCGCTCAGCGACAACGCGCGTCAGCATGAGGAGTTCCGCATGCAGCTGGAGAAGAACTTCGACGAGGCCATGGCCGCCATCGCCGCCAACAAGGAAATCGCCAAAGATCAGGCCGAAGTGCTCTCGGCGGCGCTGTCCAAGGCGAAGATCGAGATCGTCGGTGGCGAAGGCGACTTCTTCAACTCCTTTGCCAAGTCGCTGTCGGTGGGCAAAGCCATCGAAGGTGTGGTCGGCAAGAGCCCGGTGGTGCAGGACGTGTTGGCCCGTCTGCTCAACGGCCGCGTCAGCGAAGGCAAAACACCGGCGGCTGTGGAAAGCAGCGAAAGCTAA
- a CDS encoding OB-fold-containig protein: MELFIQTALSFPVVVLSFALCVAILYWLVAAMGIVDVDLLDIEVDSALENHSLQPEGLAGLLLKLGLNGVPVTLVLTLLFFFAWFLCYFAELFLLRFLPLGILRYPLGLLVIAAALIAVVPVVSLLVRPLRPLFLKLEATTSKSVLGQVAIVRSGRVTAAQGEATLEDGGAGLILRVRADEAHGFKRGDRVVLLEYLEAEHAYRVITEDEFKGI; the protein is encoded by the coding sequence ATGGAGCTATTCATACAGACCGCGCTGTCATTTCCCGTAGTGGTGCTCAGCTTTGCACTCTGCGTGGCGATTCTGTATTGGCTGGTCGCCGCCATGGGGATTGTCGATGTCGATCTGCTGGATATCGAAGTCGACTCGGCACTGGAAAACCATTCGCTGCAACCTGAAGGTTTGGCCGGCCTGTTACTCAAGCTGGGCCTGAACGGCGTGCCGGTGACGCTGGTTCTCACCTTGCTGTTCTTTTTCGCCTGGTTTCTCTGCTATTTCGCCGAGCTGTTTTTGTTGCGCTTTCTGCCGTTGGGTATTTTGCGTTACCCCCTGGGTTTGCTGGTGATCGCCGCTGCGCTGATTGCCGTGGTGCCCGTGGTGAGCCTGTTGGTGCGCCCGCTGCGCCCGCTGTTTCTCAAGCTGGAGGCCACCACCAGCAAGTCCGTGCTTGGGCAGGTGGCCATCGTGCGCAGTGGCCGAGTAACTGCCGCTCAGGGTGAGGCGACGCTTGAGGATGGTGGTGCTGGACTGATTCTGCGTGTCCGTGCTGATGAGGCACATGGCTTCAAACGTGGCGACCGCGTGGTGTTGCTGGAGTACCTGGAGGCCGAACACGCCTATCGGGTGATTACCGAAGACGAGTTCAAGGGCATCTAG
- a CDS encoding PspA/IM30 family protein, which translates to MNVWSKLLTALRGGANEVGEAVVDGQALRILDQEIRDADLELRKSKEALAEIMAKQKLASDRLGKSTAKITEYEHYALKALDADNETLAKEVAEKIANLEAEQASDREQADGFAASVAQLRKAVTQAEGHIKRLKQQVDTVKATESVQKAQMAVAQRYGGSQAKLHTAVESLERIKLKQAERAAMMEASAELAATSAPDDALEVKLRAAGIVPDNASADSVLARLKSKAKPEA; encoded by the coding sequence ATGAACGTCTGGAGCAAGTTGCTGACGGCGCTGCGTGGCGGCGCCAATGAAGTGGGTGAGGCTGTGGTTGACGGTCAGGCGCTGCGTATTCTCGATCAGGAGATCCGCGATGCCGATCTAGAGCTGCGCAAGTCCAAGGAAGCCTTGGCTGAGATTATGGCCAAACAGAAACTGGCCAGTGATCGCCTGGGCAAGAGCACGGCGAAGATCACCGAGTATGAGCATTACGCGCTCAAGGCTCTGGATGCGGATAATGAAACCCTGGCCAAGGAAGTTGCCGAGAAGATCGCCAATCTGGAAGCCGAACAGGCCAGCGACCGTGAGCAGGCTGATGGTTTCGCGGCTAGTGTGGCGCAGTTGCGCAAAGCAGTGACTCAGGCGGAAGGGCATATCAAACGCCTGAAACAACAGGTAGATACGGTCAAGGCCACGGAAAGCGTGCAGAAAGCGCAGATGGCTGTGGCACAGCGTTATGGCGGCTCGCAGGCCAAGTTGCATACCGCGGTTGAATCGCTGGAACGCATCAAGCTCAAGCAGGCTGAGCGTGCAGCCATGATGGAAGCCAGTGCGGAGCTGGCCGCAACCAGCGCTCCGGACGACGCCTTGGAAGTCAAGCTGCGTGCTGCCGGCATCGTGCCGGATAACGCCAGTGCCGATAGCGTGCTGGCGCGTCTGAAAAGCAAGGCTAAACCCGAAGCCTGA
- a CDS encoding YjfI family protein, with protein sequence MESKSSAHYQRLFRQRLREQGLVKKEVWILPEHAPLLMAFERKLRQPHSLKLASMEKEEDMSMPQVWTAQALYDALSAAELFKGGQASIELIQSSDASLHVTMHDYGDLPLFVAVYGEQIVVEGLLWPAADVRDSAAFNEQVLRTHKLFPLSSIGLETLPDGQPCYTMFGALSSASTLTDVVFEIELLADNVIKATEAYEGFLKADAKE encoded by the coding sequence ATGGAAAGCAAATCATCAGCCCACTACCAGCGTCTTTTTCGTCAGCGTCTGCGCGAGCAGGGGTTGGTGAAAAAAGAGGTCTGGATACTGCCAGAGCATGCCCCGCTGCTTATGGCGTTCGAGCGGAAACTTCGCCAGCCGCACTCATTAAAGCTGGCTTCAATGGAAAAGGAGGAGGATATGAGCATGCCGCAGGTTTGGACTGCACAGGCTTTATACGATGCGCTATCGGCCGCTGAGTTATTCAAGGGTGGGCAAGCGAGCATTGAGCTGATTCAAAGCTCGGATGCCAGTTTGCATGTGACCATGCACGACTACGGCGATCTACCACTGTTTGTTGCCGTATATGGTGAGCAGATCGTGGTCGAGGGCCTGCTGTGGCCTGCTGCCGATGTGCGCGACAGTGCGGCGTTTAATGAGCAGGTGCTGCGCACGCACAAGCTGTTTCCTCTGTCTTCCATCGGCCTGGAAACCCTGCCGGACGGCCAGCCTTGCTACACCATGTTTGGTGCGTTGAGCTCGGCTTCGACCCTGACCGATGTGGTGTTCGAGATCGAATTGCTGGCCGACAACGTGATCAAGGCCACCGAAGCCTATGAAGGCTTCCTCAAGGCTGACGCTAAGGAGTGA
- a CDS encoding transporter substrate-binding domain-containing protein, whose amino-acid sequence MKWLIKTVVLLCGIYFQAGAYAATFEVGFYNYPPMMIEQGKTGIYQDIFDELGKLTGDTFSVQYYPYPRLGLLFNGGQLDIEPGVYPGWVQGQSTPGVFSVPFGKVIDVMVFAPGKAFPVARPEDLRGKSVGLVRGYAYPDLRALIEAGQLDRRNALNEAQLLEMLAKSRFDQIVVNKAIAQYSLAKIPEYRHLEIGDAMSSFDVSMRVHPRHEGWLDKLDAAILTLKRRGVIEGIYAKYGVHL is encoded by the coding sequence GTGAAGTGGTTGATCAAAACGGTTGTTCTGCTGTGCGGTATCTATTTCCAGGCTGGCGCTTACGCCGCCACCTTTGAAGTCGGCTTTTATAACTACCCGCCGATGATGATCGAGCAGGGTAAAACCGGCATCTATCAAGACATCTTCGATGAGCTAGGCAAGCTGACGGGCGACACCTTCAGCGTGCAGTACTACCCCTATCCGCGCCTTGGTCTGCTGTTCAATGGCGGGCAGTTGGATATTGAGCCGGGTGTTTACCCGGGTTGGGTGCAGGGTCAGTCGACGCCAGGGGTGTTTTCGGTGCCGTTTGGCAAGGTTATCGATGTCATGGTGTTTGCCCCGGGCAAGGCCTTTCCTGTGGCGCGGCCTGAGGATTTGCGCGGCAAGTCGGTGGGGTTGGTGCGCGGCTATGCCTACCCGGATCTGCGTGCGTTGATCGAAGCGGGGCAGCTTGATCGGCGCAATGCACTGAATGAGGCGCAATTGCTGGAGATGCTGGCCAAATCGCGCTTCGATCAAATTGTGGTCAATAAGGCGATTGCGCAGTACAGCCTGGCGAAGATCCCGGAGTACCGCCATCTTGAAATTGGCGATGCGATGAGTTCTTTCGATGTCAGCATGCGTGTTCATCCGCGTCATGAAGGCTGGCTGGATAAGCTTGATGCGGCCATTCTGACGCTCAAGCGGCGCGGCGTTATTGAGGGGATCTACGCCAAATACGGTGTTCACCTCTAG
- a CDS encoding ribosomal protein L7/L12, with translation MTEFDQDLPVEVAAALERGQKIEAIKLLRELRGIGLKEAKDVVDGYVPARRAGGVSVVQSGGHGGIFWLLGLVVLGVAVAWLFGAF, from the coding sequence ATGACTGAATTTGATCAGGACTTACCGGTGGAGGTAGCGGCAGCGCTTGAGCGTGGGCAGAAAATTGAGGCGATCAAGCTGCTGCGTGAACTCAGGGGTATTGGCTTGAAAGAGGCCAAGGATGTTGTGGACGGCTACGTACCTGCGCGACGGGCGGGTGGTGTATCGGTAGTGCAGTCTGGCGGCCATGGCGGTATCTTCTGGTTGTTAGGTTTAGTTGTGCTGGGTGTTGCGGTTGCCTGGTTGTTTGGTGCGTTTTAG
- the thrC gene encoding threonine synthase, whose translation MRYISTRGQAPALNFEDVLLAGLASDGGLYVPENLPRFTQEEIASWAGLPYHELAFRVMRPFVTGSIPDADFKKILEETYGVFAHNAVAPLRQLNGNEWVLELFHGPTLAFKDFALQLLGRLLDYVLAKRNERVVIMGATSGDTGSAAIEGCKACENVDIFIMHPHNRVSEVQRRQMTTILGDNIHNIAIEGNFDDCQEMVKDSFADQGFLKGTRLVAVNSINWARIMAQIVYYFHAALQLGGPARSIAFSVPTGNFGDIFAGYLARNMGLPISQLIVATNRNDILHRFMSGNQYVKDTLHPTLSPSMDIMVSSNFERLLFDLHGRNGAAIAGLMATFKQGGGFSVDQDRWTEARKLFDSLAVDDAQTCETITEVFSECGELLDPHTAIGVRAARECRRSLATPMVILGTAHPVKFPEAVEKADVGQAPALPAHLADLFEREERCTVLANDLKTVQSFVAQHGNRGKPL comes from the coding sequence ATGCGCTATATCAGTACCCGTGGCCAGGCACCGGCCCTGAATTTCGAAGATGTGCTGCTCGCCGGCCTGGCCAGCGATGGTGGTCTGTATGTACCGGAAAACCTGCCGCGTTTCACCCAGGAAGAAATCGCCTCTTGGGCCGGCCTGCCGTACCACGAACTGGCCTTCCGGGTCATGCGCCCGTTCGTCACCGGCAGCATTCCGGATGCGGACTTCAAAAAGATCCTCGAAGAAACCTACGGCGTATTTGCCCACAACGCAGTGGCGCCGTTGCGTCAGCTGAACGGCAATGAGTGGGTGCTCGAGCTGTTCCACGGTCCGACCCTGGCGTTCAAGGACTTTGCCCTGCAGTTGCTCGGCCGTCTGCTTGATTACGTGCTGGCCAAGCGTAACGAGCGCGTGGTGATCATGGGCGCGACTTCTGGTGATACCGGCTCGGCGGCCATCGAGGGCTGCAAGGCCTGCGAGAATGTCGACATCTTTATCATGCACCCGCACAACCGTGTGTCCGAGGTGCAGCGCCGGCAGATGACCACCATCCTCGGTGACAACATCCATAACATTGCCATCGAAGGCAACTTCGATGATTGCCAGGAAATGGTCAAGGACAGCTTCGCTGACCAGGGCTTCCTCAAGGGTACGCGTCTGGTGGCGGTCAACTCGATCAACTGGGCGCGGATCATGGCCCAGATCGTTTACTACTTCCATGCAGCCCTGCAGCTGGGCGGGCCGGCGCGTTCCATCGCGTTCTCGGTACCCACCGGTAACTTCGGTGACATCTTCGCCGGCTACCTGGCGCGCAACATGGGCCTGCCGATCAGCCAGCTGATCGTCGCTACCAACCGTAACGACATCCTGCACCGCTTTATGAGCGGTAATCAGTACGTCAAGGACACCTTGCATCCGACCCTGTCGCCGTCCATGGATATCATGGTCTCGTCGAACTTCGAGCGTCTGCTGTTTGACCTGCACGGCCGTAACGGTGCGGCGATTGCCGGGCTGATGGCCACCTTCAAACAGGGCGGCGGTTTCAGTGTTGATCAGGATCGCTGGACCGAGGCGCGCAAGCTGTTCGATTCCCTGGCGGTGGACGATGCGCAGACCTGCGAAACCATCACCGAAGTGTTCAGCGAGTGTGGTGAGCTGCTCGATCCGCATACGGCGATCGGTGTGCGTGCCGCCCGTGAGTGCCGTCGCAGTCTGGCGACGCCGATGGTCATCCTCGGTACCGCGCACCCGGTTAAATTCCCGGAAGCCGTGGAGAAAGCTGATGTGGGTCAGGCGCCTGCCTTGCCGGCGCATCTGGCGGACCTGTTCGAGCGTGAAGAGCGTTGCACCGTGCTGGCCAATGATCTGAAAACCGTACAGAGCTTTGTCGCTCAGCACGGTAATCGCGGCAAGCCGCTGTAA
- a CDS encoding homoserine dehydrogenase yields the protein MKPVKVGICGLGTVGGGTLNVLKRNAEEITRRAGRGIEVAQIAIRSPKPQYDTTGISITNDVFELVNNPEIDIVIELIGGYALAKDLVLKAIENGKHVVTANKALIAVHGNEIFAKAREKGVIVAFEAAVAGGIPVIKAIREGLAANRINWLAGIINGTGNFILSEMREKGRTFDDVLAEAQALGYAEVDPTFDVEGIDAAHKLTILASIAFGIPLQFDKAYTEGITKLTTADVNYAEALGYRIKHLGVARRTDAGIELRVHPTLIPADRLIANVNGVMNAVMVNGDAAGSTLFYGAGAGMEPTASSVIADLVDVVRALTADPTNRVPHLAFQPDSLSDHPILPIEACESAYYLRIQAKDHPGVLAQVASILSARGINIESIMQKEVEEQDGLVPMILVTHRVLEAQINEAISALEALTDVVGSVVRIRVEQLN from the coding sequence GTGAAACCGGTGAAAGTAGGCATCTGTGGGCTGGGTACCGTCGGTGGCGGTACGTTGAATGTACTCAAGCGAAATGCCGAGGAAATTACCCGGCGCGCAGGGCGCGGTATTGAAGTTGCCCAAATTGCCATTCGCTCGCCCAAGCCGCAGTACGACACGACCGGTATTAGCATCACCAACGATGTGTTTGAGCTGGTGAACAACCCCGAGATCGACATTGTTATCGAGCTGATCGGCGGTTATGCCTTGGCCAAGGACCTGGTGCTCAAAGCCATCGAAAACGGCAAGCACGTGGTTACCGCCAACAAGGCGCTGATCGCTGTGCACGGCAATGAAATCTTTGCCAAGGCCCGTGAAAAAGGCGTGATCGTCGCTTTTGAAGCCGCTGTTGCGGGCGGTATCCCGGTGATCAAGGCGATTCGCGAAGGCCTGGCAGCCAACCGTATCAACTGGCTGGCCGGCATCATCAACGGTACTGGCAACTTTATCCTCAGCGAAATGCGCGAGAAGGGTCGCACCTTTGACGACGTGCTGGCTGAGGCGCAAGCGCTGGGGTATGCCGAAGTTGATCCGACCTTCGACGTTGAAGGCATCGATGCTGCACACAAGCTGACCATCCTGGCTTCCATCGCCTTTGGTATCCCGCTGCAGTTCGACAAGGCCTACACCGAAGGCATCACCAAGCTGACCACTGCCGACGTCAACTACGCCGAAGCGCTGGGTTATCGCATCAAGCATCTCGGTGTGGCCCGTCGCACTGATGCCGGTATCGAACTGCGCGTACACCCGACATTGATCCCGGCGGATCGTCTGATCGCCAACGTCAATGGCGTGATGAACGCTGTTATGGTCAATGGCGATGCCGCCGGCAGCACACTGTTCTACGGCGCTGGTGCCGGCATGGAACCGACTGCGTCTTCGGTTATCGCTGATCTGGTTGACGTAGTCCGTGCGCTGACCGCTGATCCGACCAACCGCGTGCCGCACTTGGCCTTCCAGCCCGACTCGCTGTCCGATCACCCGATTCTGCCGATTGAGGCTTGTGAGAGCGCTTATTACCTGCGTATTCAGGCCAAGGATCATCCTGGTGTGCTGGCCCAGGTGGCGAGCATCCTGTCGGCACGCGGGATCAATATCGAGTCGATCATGCAGAAGGAAGTCGAGGAGCAGGACGGTCTGGTGCCGATGATCCTGGTCACCCATCGCGTGCTAGAGGCACAAATCAATGAGGCGATCAGCGCCCTTGAAGCCTTGACTGATGTGGTTGGCAGCGTTGTGCGTATCCGCGTCGAGCAGCTGAACTAA
- the dsbC gene encoding bifunctional protein-disulfide isomerase/oxidoreductase DsbC, which translates to MRFNRIVVALALGLVSSVGVAADADQAIRNTLKAIDPALPIEAIAESPMPGVYQVELAGGRQLYTSADGQFLLQGYLFQVKDGKPVNLTEAAEGRGVVKLLDAIPASEMVVFAPKQPKTHITVFTDTDCGYCQKLHSEVPELNRLGVEVRYLAFPRQGLESAAAKELSNVWCAKDQQDAMNRAKARQGVADAQCDSPVAKQYALGQMIGVSGTPAIVLANGKIIPGYQPAPQLAKIALESK; encoded by the coding sequence ATGCGTTTTAACCGCATTGTTGTCGCGTTGGCTTTGGGGTTGGTCAGCAGCGTGGGTGTTGCCGCCGATGCCGATCAGGCCATCCGCAATACTCTCAAAGCTATTGATCCGGCTCTGCCGATTGAGGCGATTGCCGAAAGTCCGATGCCGGGTGTTTATCAGGTTGAGTTGGCCGGTGGTCGACAGCTGTACACCAGTGCTGATGGCCAGTTCCTATTGCAGGGCTACCTGTTTCAGGTCAAGGACGGCAAGCCGGTGAATCTCACAGAGGCGGCTGAAGGCCGTGGCGTGGTCAAGTTGCTGGATGCTATTCCAGCTTCGGAAATGGTGGTGTTTGCACCCAAGCAGCCGAAGACCCATATCACCGTATTTACCGATACCGATTGCGGCTATTGCCAGAAGCTGCACAGCGAAGTGCCTGAGCTGAATCGTCTGGGTGTCGAGGTGCGTTACCTGGCATTCCCGCGTCAGGGGCTGGAAAGCGCGGCGGCCAAAGAGTTGTCGAATGTCTGGTGCGCCAAGGACCAGCAGGATGCGATGAACCGCGCGAAAGCCCGCCAGGGTGTGGCCGATGCACAGTGCGACAGTCCGGTTGCCAAGCAGTACGCACTGGGTCAGATGATCGGGGTCAGCGGTACGCCGGCCATCGTTCTGGCCAATGGCAAGATCATTCCCGGCTATCAACCCGCTCCGCAGCTGGCGAAAATTGCCCTGGAATCCAAATGA
- the xerD gene encoding site-specific tyrosine recombinase XerD has product MPAIDHPLIDRFMEALWLEKGLSAHTRAAYRSDLALFNGWLQVRDVQLADAGRELILDHLAWRLNEGYKARSTARLLSGLRGFYRFLLREQLISRDPTLQVDLPQLGRPLPKSLSEADVEALLAAPELDDPIGLRDRAMLEVLYACGLRVSELIGLTLEQVNLRQGVLRVFGKGSKERLVPLGEEAIAWIERYSKEARPFLLDGKPSDVLFPSLRGEQMTRQTFWYRIKHQAKAAGIAKSLSPHTLRHAFATHLLNHGADLRVVQMLLGHSDLSTTQIYTHVARARLQELHARHHPRG; this is encoded by the coding sequence ATGCCCGCCATCGACCATCCGCTGATTGACCGTTTCATGGAAGCCCTGTGGTTGGAGAAAGGGCTGTCGGCGCACACGCGCGCCGCCTATCGCAGTGATTTGGCGCTATTTAATGGTTGGTTGCAGGTGCGTGATGTGCAACTGGCCGACGCGGGGCGTGAGTTGATTCTTGATCATCTGGCCTGGCGCCTGAATGAAGGTTATAAGGCGCGCTCTACGGCGCGCTTGCTCTCGGGCTTGCGCGGTTTCTACCGGTTTCTCTTGCGTGAACAGTTAATCAGTCGTGACCCGACGCTGCAGGTGGATTTGCCGCAACTAGGGCGGCCGCTGCCCAAGTCGTTGTCGGAGGCCGATGTCGAGGCTTTGCTGGCCGCTCCTGAGTTGGATGATCCGATTGGTTTGCGCGACCGCGCGATGCTGGAGGTGCTCTATGCCTGTGGCTTGCGTGTGAGCGAGTTGATTGGCCTGACGTTGGAGCAGGTCAATCTGCGTCAGGGCGTGCTGCGGGTGTTTGGCAAAGGCAGCAAGGAGCGCCTGGTGCCGTTGGGTGAAGAGGCGATCGCCTGGATTGAGCGCTACAGCAAGGAAGCGCGGCCGTTTCTGTTGGATGGCAAGCCCAGCGATGTGCTGTTCCCGAGCCTGCGTGGCGAGCAGATGACCCGCCAGACGTTTTGGTACCGCATCAAGCACCAGGCCAAGGCGGCGGGTATTGCCAAGAGTCTGTCACCGCACACCCTGCGCCATGCTTTCGCCACCCATTTGCTCAACCATGGCGCTGATCTGCGCGTGGTGCAGATGCTGCTGGGGCACAGTGATCTGTCGACCACGCAAATCTACACCCACGTCGCACGCGCGCGGCTGCAGGAGCTGCATGCGCGGCACCACCCGCGCGGCTGA